One part of the Camelina sativa cultivar DH55 unplaced genomic scaffold, Cs unpScaffold00654, whole genome shotgun sequence genome encodes these proteins:
- the LOC104773814 gene encoding uncharacterized protein LOC104773814 translates to MANQSMELYSFPFPALNISNCVTLKLNQKNYISWKSQFESFLSGQNLLGFVNGSFSPPGAVIQVPHIGGQVTTVQNPDYGEWFRADQIVRAWLLGSLSEDILAEVTGTTTAQELWNALARHFNKVSSSRLFELQGKLQSSEKLERPMSEYLRDIRNVCEQLASIGSPVPEKMKIFAVLRGLDREYEPIKVSIEGMIDLVPPPTFDDVTSRLITYADRLSTYSTAPEASPHTAFFTNQSGRGRGRNGGSRGRGNFYSTKGRGFPQQISSHNNGTEAKVVCQICNKQGHPAIKCWYRFDSSYQYEDVPQALAALRITDVTDHGGTEWVTDSGATVHVTNSPHNLQRAQAYAGSDSVMIGDGNFLPITHTGSTSLQTTSGNKEAADSRKLQ, encoded by the exons atggCAAATCAGTCCATGGAACTCTATTCTTTTCCGTTTCCTGCACTAAACATCTCAAACTGCGTCACTTTAAAACTAAACCAGAAAAACTACATCTCATGGAAATCTCAGTTCGAGTCTTTCTTATCTGGTCAAAATCTCCTTGGATTTGTGAACGGGTCCTTTTCGCCACCTGGTGCTGTCATTCAAGTTCCACACATCGGAGGCCAAGTTACCACGGTTCAGAATCCAGACTACGGCGAGTGGTTCAGGGCTGACCAGATTGTCAGAGCATGGCTTTTAGGCTCTCTGTCAGAAGATATCCTTGCGGAAGTCACTGGTACTACAACGGCTCAGGAACTATGGAATGCTCTGGCAAGACACTTCAACAAGGTATCCTCCTCACGCCTTTTCGAACTGCAAGGCAAGCTACAATCGTCAGAAAAGCTAGAAAGGCCCATGTCAGAGTATTTAAGAGACATAAGAAATGTCTGTGAACAGCTAGCATCTATAGGGAGTCCAGTACCGGAGAAAATGAAGATCTTTGCAGTGCTCAGAGGGTTAGACAGAGAGTACGAACCTATCAAAGTCTCTATTGAAGGAATGATAGATTTGGTGCCACCGCCTACCTTTGATGATGTCACCTCACGGCTCATAACCTACGCAGACAGATTATCCACTTACAGCACAGCTCCAGAGGCATCACCTCACACAGCCTTCTTCACCAATCAATCGGGTCGAGGAAGAGGCAGAAACGGTGGTTCTCGTGGAAGAGGGAACTTCTACTCGACTAAAGGCAGGGGCTTTCCACAACAGATATCCTCACACAACAATGGTACTGAAGCAAAGGTGGTATGCCAAATCTGCAATAAACAAGGTCATCCAGCTATCAAATGTTGGTATAGATTTGACAGCAGCTATCAGTATGAAGATGTACCTCAAGCGCTGGCTGCTCTGAGGATCACGGATGTCACGGACCATGGAGGAACTGAGTGGGTCACAGATTCAGGAGCCACTGTACACGTCACAAACTCCCCACACAATCTGCAGAGAGCTCAAGCTTACGCTGGATCAGACTCAGTCATGATTGGAGATGGTAATTTTCTCCCCATCACTCACACCGGATCAACTAGTCTTCAGACAACCTCTG GAAACAAAGAGGCTGCTGATTCTAGGAAACTACAATAA